The proteins below are encoded in one region of Streptomyces sp. NBC_00490:
- the pyk gene encoding pyruvate kinase, with product MRRSKIVCTLGPAVDSHEMLVSLIEAGMNVARFNFSHGTHAEHQGRYDRVRAAAKETGRAIGVLADLQGPKIRLETFAEGPVELERGDEFVITTEDVQGDKQICGTTYKGLPGDVSRGDQILINDGNVELKVLDVEGPRVKAIVIEGGVVSDHKGINLPGAAVNVPALSEKDVEDLRFALRMGCDMVALSFVRDAKDVADVHKVMDEEGRRVPVIAKVEKPQAVENMEDVVMAFDAVMVARGDLAVEYPLEKVPMVQKRLIELCRRNAKPVIVATQMMESMITNSRPTRAEASDVANAILDGADAVMLSAESSVGAYPIETVKTMSKIVTAAEQELLSKGLQPLVPGKKPRTQGGSIARAACEIADFLGGRALVAFTQSGDTARRLSRYRAVQPIVAFTTDESTRNQLTLSWGVESHVVPFVNSTDEMVDMVDQEIAKINRFNPGEIVIITAGSPPGIPGTTNMLRVHHLGGHK from the coding sequence ATGCGCCGTTCGAAAATCGTCTGTACTCTCGGCCCCGCGGTCGACTCCCACGAAATGCTCGTGTCCCTGATCGAAGCCGGCATGAACGTGGCCCGCTTCAACTTCAGCCACGGCACGCACGCCGAACACCAGGGGCGGTACGACCGCGTCCGTGCCGCCGCCAAGGAGACGGGCCGGGCCATCGGTGTCCTCGCCGACCTTCAGGGCCCCAAGATCCGCCTGGAGACCTTCGCCGAGGGCCCGGTGGAGCTGGAGCGCGGTGACGAGTTCGTCATCACGACCGAGGACGTCCAGGGTGACAAGCAGATCTGCGGGACCACCTACAAGGGCCTGCCGGGCGATGTCTCGCGCGGCGACCAGATCCTCATCAACGACGGCAACGTCGAGCTGAAGGTCCTGGACGTCGAGGGCCCCCGGGTCAAGGCGATCGTCATCGAGGGCGGTGTCGTCTCCGACCACAAGGGCATCAACCTGCCCGGCGCGGCCGTGAACGTGCCCGCGCTGTCCGAGAAGGACGTCGAGGACCTCCGTTTCGCGCTGCGCATGGGCTGCGACATGGTCGCGCTGTCCTTCGTCCGCGACGCCAAGGACGTGGCCGACGTCCACAAGGTGATGGACGAGGAGGGCCGCCGGGTCCCCGTCATCGCCAAGGTGGAGAAGCCGCAGGCGGTGGAGAACATGGAGGACGTCGTGATGGCGTTCGACGCCGTGATGGTCGCCCGTGGTGACCTCGCCGTCGAATACCCGCTCGAGAAGGTCCCGATGGTGCAGAAGCGCCTCATCGAGCTGTGCCGCCGCAACGCCAAGCCGGTGATCGTGGCGACCCAGATGATGGAGTCGATGATCACCAACTCCCGTCCCACCCGCGCCGAGGCCTCCGACGTGGCCAACGCGATCCTGGACGGCGCGGACGCGGTCATGCTGTCCGCCGAGTCGAGCGTGGGCGCCTACCCGATCGAGACCGTCAAGACGATGTCGAAGATCGTCACCGCGGCCGAGCAGGAGCTGCTCAGCAAGGGTCTGCAGCCGCTCGTCCCGGGCAAGAAGCCGCGCACGCAGGGCGGTTCGATCGCCCGTGCCGCGTGCGAGATCGCCGACTTCCTCGGCGGCCGGGCCCTGGTCGCCTTCACCCAGTCCGGCGACACCGCCCGCCGTCTGTCGCGCTACCGCGCGGTCCAGCCGATCGTCGCCTTCACCACCGACGAGAGCACCCGCAACCAGCTGACGCTCAGCTGGGGCGTCGAGTCGCACGTCGTGCCGTTCGTGAACAGCACCGACGAAATGGTCGACATGGTCGACCAGGAGATCGCCAAGATCAACCGCTTCAACCCGGGCGAGATCGTCATCATCACCGCCGGCTCGCCCCCCGGCATCCCCGGCACCACCAACATGCTCCGCGTCCACCACCTGGGCGGCCACAAGTAG
- the pta gene encoding phosphate acetyltransferase: MTRSVYVTGIDRGDGRQVVELGVMELLTRQVDRVGVFRPLVHHSPDRLFELLRARYRLSQDPTTVYGMDYHEASTLQAERGTDELVSTLVDRFHLVARDYDVVLVLGTDFADTQLPDELSLNARLANEFGASVIPVVGGRKQPAESVLAETRNAYRAYDGLGCDVLAMVTNRVAREDRDLIAERLDSSRLPVPCYVVPDEPALSAPTVAQIGQSLGAKVLLGDDSGLARDALGFVFGGAMLPNFLGALTPGCLVVTPGDRADLVVGSLAAHSAGTPPIAGVLLTLGEVPNDDVLTLAARLAPGTPVLSVPGNSFPTAEQLFSLEGKLNAATPRKAETALGLFERYIDSGDLLKRVSAPSSDRVTPMMFEHKLLEQARSDKRRVVLPEGTEPRVLHAAEVLLRRGVCELTLLGPVDQIRKKAADLGIDLGHAQLIDPATSELRDSFAEKYATVRAHKGVTVELAYDVVSDVNYFGTLMVQEGLADGMVSGSVHSTAATIRPAFEIIKTKPDADIVSSVFFMCLADRVLVYGDCAVNPDPDAEQLADIAIQAAATAGQFGVDPRIAMLSYSTGTSGSGADVDKVREATELVRLRRPDLRIEGPIQYDAAVEPTVAATKLPESEVAGQATVLIFPDLNTGNNTYKAVQRSAGAIAVGPVLQGLRKPVNDLSRGALVQDIVNTVAITAIQAQSPAPSPTEKASQQ; this comes from the coding sequence GTGACCCGCAGCGTGTACGTGACCGGAATCGACCGCGGCGACGGCCGCCAGGTCGTCGAGCTGGGGGTCATGGAACTCCTGACCCGGCAGGTCGACCGGGTGGGTGTCTTCCGGCCCCTCGTCCACCACAGTCCCGATCGCCTGTTCGAGTTGCTGCGCGCCCGCTACCGCCTCTCCCAGGACCCCACGACGGTCTACGGCATGGACTACCACGAGGCGTCCACGCTCCAGGCCGAACGAGGGACGGACGAGCTGGTCTCGACGCTCGTCGACCGCTTCCACCTCGTCGCGCGCGACTACGACGTCGTCCTCGTCCTCGGGACGGACTTCGCCGACACCCAGCTCCCCGACGAGCTCTCGCTCAACGCCCGGCTCGCCAACGAGTTCGGGGCGTCCGTCATCCCCGTCGTCGGCGGCCGCAAGCAGCCCGCCGAGTCGGTGCTGGCCGAGACCCGCAACGCGTACCGCGCCTACGACGGGCTGGGCTGCGACGTCCTCGCCATGGTCACCAACCGCGTCGCCCGCGAGGACCGGGACCTCATCGCCGAGCGGCTGGACTCCTCCCGGCTGCCCGTGCCCTGCTACGTCGTGCCCGACGAGCCCGCGCTGTCCGCGCCCACCGTCGCGCAGATCGGCCAGTCCCTCGGCGCCAAGGTGCTGCTCGGCGACGACTCGGGGCTGGCCCGGGACGCGCTCGGCTTCGTCTTCGGCGGCGCCATGCTGCCGAACTTCCTCGGCGCCCTGACCCCGGGCTGTCTCGTCGTGACCCCGGGCGACCGCGCCGACCTGGTCGTCGGCTCGCTCGCCGCGCACAGCGCCGGCACCCCGCCGATAGCCGGTGTGCTGCTCACCCTGGGCGAGGTGCCGAACGACGACGTCCTCACCCTCGCCGCCCGCCTCGCCCCGGGCACCCCGGTACTCTCGGTGCCCGGCAACAGCTTCCCGACCGCCGAGCAACTCTTCTCCCTGGAAGGGAAGTTGAACGCGGCCACGCCACGCAAGGCGGAGACCGCGCTCGGCCTCTTCGAGCGGTACATCGACAGCGGCGACCTGCTCAAGCGGGTCTCGGCACCCAGCAGCGACCGCGTCACACCGATGATGTTCGAGCACAAGCTCCTGGAGCAGGCCCGCTCCGACAAGCGCCGCGTCGTGCTGCCCGAGGGCACCGAGCCCCGCGTCCTGCACGCCGCCGAGGTGCTGCTGCGCCGCGGGGTCTGTGAACTCACCCTGCTCGGCCCTGTCGACCAGATCCGCAAGAAGGCCGCCGACCTCGGCATCGACCTCGGCCACGCCCAGCTGATCGACCCGGCCACCAGCGAGCTGCGCGACTCCTTCGCCGAGAAGTACGCGACCGTGCGCGCCCACAAGGGCGTGACGGTGGAGCTGGCGTACGACGTCGTCTCCGACGTGAACTACTTCGGGACGCTGATGGTGCAGGAGGGGCTCGCCGACGGCATGGTGTCCGGGTCCGTGCACTCCACCGCCGCGACCATCCGGCCCGCCTTCGAGATCATCAAGACCAAGCCGGACGCCGACATCGTGTCGTCCGTCTTCTTCATGTGCCTGGCCGACCGGGTCCTCGTCTACGGCGACTGCGCGGTCAACCCGGACCCGGACGCCGAGCAGTTGGCCGACATCGCCATCCAGGCGGCCGCGACCGCCGGGCAGTTCGGGGTGGACCCGCGGATCGCGATGCTGTCGTACTCGACGGGTACCTCCGGCTCCGGCGCCGACGTCGACAAGGTGCGCGAGGCGACCGAGCTGGTGCGGCTGCGGCGGCCCGACCTGCGGATCGAGGGACCGATCCAGTACGACGCCGCCGTCGAGCCCACCGTCGCGGCGACCAAGCTGCCGGAGTCCGAGGTGGCCGGGCAGGCGACGGTCCTGATCTTCCCCGACCTCAACACGGGCAACAACACCTACAAGGCCGTGCAGCGTTCGGCCGGCGCGATCGCCGTCGGCCCGGTGCTCCAGGGTCTGCGCAAGCCGGTCAACGACCTGTCCCGGGGCGCGCTCGTCCAGGACATCGTCAACACCGTCGCCATCACGGCGATCCAGGCCCAGTCCCCCGCCCCGTCCCCCACCGAGAAGGCGTCCCAGCAGTGA
- a CDS encoding DUF6114 domain-containing protein encodes MSAETPAVPGHDEHYIRVIKRKFRAWRGDRPFWAGLFVLLGGIPIAYFPYAHIQIGHLTLAMATTAGAGSLIIGVLLVVLGISLWFQKHVRTFAGVAAILLALVSIPVSNLGGFLVGFLFALVGGAMAVAWVPGGPPVQEPGQEGTAGEGSAPEGAVPTLSKDAYDVGEPNDLSGTSPANGANGRHSAG; translated from the coding sequence ATGAGCGCCGAGACTCCTGCCGTACCCGGCCACGATGAGCACTACATCCGGGTCATCAAGCGGAAGTTCCGCGCCTGGCGGGGCGACCGGCCGTTCTGGGCCGGCCTGTTCGTCCTTCTGGGCGGAATCCCCATCGCGTACTTCCCTTACGCACACATCCAGATCGGTCACCTGACCCTCGCGATGGCCACCACCGCGGGCGCCGGGTCCCTGATCATCGGCGTGCTGCTGGTGGTCCTCGGCATCAGCCTCTGGTTCCAGAAGCACGTGCGCACTTTCGCGGGCGTGGCGGCGATCCTGCTGGCCCTGGTGTCCATCCCCGTGTCCAACCTCGGCGGCTTCCTCGTCGGCTTCCTCTTCGCCCTCGTCGGCGGAGCGATGGCCGTGGCCTGGGTGCCGGGCGGGCCGCCGGTGCAGGAGCCGGGCCAGGAGGGCACCGCGGGTGAGGGCAGTGCCCCCGAGGGTGCGGTTCCCACGCTCTCCAAGGACGCGTACGACGTCGGTGAGCCGAACGATCTGTCAGGAACGAGCCCGGCGAACGGGGCGAACGGGAGGCACAGTGCCGGCTGA
- a CDS encoding carbohydrate ABC transporter permease — translation MASRASGASMASRRTTRRLAADAGLLVVAAAFMLPLAWVLLSSVDPDANLRVKVPDGVTLSHFDAVLTPEITFTPLLNSLLLCGGGTLLTVVCAALAAYPLSRFRSRLNRPFLLTILFATSLPITAIMVPVYALFVQVNLIDTLQGTIFFFAASQLPFAIWLMKNFMDGVPKELEEAAWTDGASPFQSLLRIVLPLMGPGVAVVTVFSFVMMWGNFFVPFMLLLTPDQMPAAVSINEFFGNRGMVAYGQLAAFSVIYSTPVILLYVLVARRLGGGFALGGAVKG, via the coding sequence ATGGCATCCAGGGCATCCGGTGCCTCCATGGCATCCCGCAGAACCACCCGCCGCCTGGCCGCCGACGCGGGCCTCCTGGTGGTGGCCGCCGCGTTCATGCTCCCGCTGGCGTGGGTGCTCCTGTCCTCGGTGGACCCGGACGCGAACCTCCGCGTGAAGGTCCCCGACGGAGTGACCCTGTCCCACTTCGACGCGGTCCTGACCCCGGAGATCACGTTCACCCCGCTGCTGAACAGTCTGCTGCTGTGCGGGGGCGGCACGCTGCTGACGGTGGTGTGCGCGGCGCTGGCGGCGTACCCCCTGTCGCGCTTCCGCTCCCGCCTGAACCGCCCCTTCCTCCTGACGATCCTCTTCGCGACGAGCCTCCCGATCACCGCGATCATGGTCCCGGTGTACGCGCTGTTCGTCCAGGTGAACCTGATCGACACCCTCCAGGGCACGATCTTCTTCTTCGCGGCGTCTCAACTGCCGTTCGCGATATGGCTGATGAAGAACTTCATGGACGGCGTACCGAAGGAACTGGAGGAGGCGGCCTGGACGGACGGCGCGTCGCCCTTCCAGTCCCTGCTCCGGATCGTGCTGCCCCTGATGGGGCCCGGTGTGGCGGTGGTGACGGTCTTCTCGTTCGTCATGATGTGGGGCAACTTCTTCGTCCCGTTCATGCTGCTGCTCACACCGGATCAGATGCCGGCGGCGGTGAGCATCAACGAGTTCTTCGGCAACCGGGGGATGGTGGCGTACGGGCAGTTGGCGGCGTTCTCGGTGATCTACTCGACGCCGGTGATCCTGCTGTACGTGCTGGTGGCACGGCGGTTGGGCGGAGGGTTCGCGTTGGGCGGGGCGGTCAAGGGGTGA
- a CDS encoding acetate kinase produces MSSPRGTRVLVLNSGSSSVKYQLLDMQDSSRLALGLVERIGEESSRLKHTSLTTGDSRERTGPIPDHEAALKAVAEELAKDGLGLDSPELAAIGHRVVHGGQSFTAPTVIDDAVLAEIERLIPVAPLHNPANLTGIRTAQALRPDLPQVAVFDTAFHTTMPESAARYAIDVATADEHRIRRYGFHGTSHAYVARATAKLLGKAPQEVNVIVLHLGNGASASAVEKGRCVDTSMGLTPLEGLVMGTRSGDVDPAVIFHLMRVGEMSTDEIDTLLNKKSGLIGLCGDNDMREIRRRVDEGDEQAQLAFDIYIHRLKKYIGAYYAVLGRVDAIAFTAGVGENASPVREAAVSGLEQLGLAVDSELNAVRSDEPRLISPEHARVAVAVVPTDEELEIATQTYALVGSNTRQ; encoded by the coding sequence GTGAGCTCGCCCCGCGGCACCCGTGTCCTCGTCCTCAACTCCGGCTCCTCGTCGGTGAAGTACCAGCTGCTCGACATGCAGGACAGCAGCCGGCTGGCCTTGGGCCTCGTCGAGCGCATCGGCGAGGAGTCCTCCCGGCTCAAGCACACGTCCCTCACCACGGGCGACTCCCGTGAGCGGACCGGCCCGATCCCCGACCACGAGGCCGCCCTGAAGGCCGTGGCGGAGGAACTGGCCAAGGACGGGCTCGGCCTCGACTCCCCCGAGCTGGCCGCCATCGGCCACCGGGTCGTGCACGGCGGGCAGTCCTTCACCGCGCCCACCGTCATCGACGACGCCGTGCTCGCCGAGATCGAGCGGCTGATCCCGGTCGCCCCGCTGCACAACCCGGCCAACCTCACCGGCATCCGCACCGCCCAGGCGCTGCGCCCCGACCTGCCCCAGGTCGCCGTCTTCGACACCGCCTTCCACACGACGATGCCGGAGTCGGCCGCCCGGTACGCGATCGACGTCGCCACCGCCGACGAGCACCGCATCCGGCGCTACGGCTTCCACGGCACCTCGCACGCGTACGTCGCCCGGGCGACCGCGAAGCTGCTGGGCAAGGCGCCGCAGGAGGTCAACGTCATCGTGCTGCACCTGGGCAACGGGGCCTCGGCCTCCGCCGTCGAGAAGGGCCGGTGCGTGGACACCTCCATGGGGCTGACGCCTTTGGAGGGGCTCGTGATGGGTACGCGCTCCGGAGACGTGGATCCGGCCGTCATCTTCCATTTGATGCGTGTTGGCGAAATGTCCACGGACGAGATCGACACTCTTCTCAACAAGAAGAGCGGCTTGATCGGACTGTGCGGGGACAACGACATGCGGGAGATCCGCCGCCGCGTGGACGAGGGTGACGAACAGGCGCAACTCGCCTTCGACATCTACATTCACCGTTTGAAGAAGTACATAGGCGCCTATTACGCGGTGCTGGGCCGGGTGGACGCCATCGCCTTCACAGCGGGAGTCGGGGAAAACGCGAGCCCGGTGCGGGAGGCTGCGGTGTCGGGCTTGGAGCAGCTGGGCCTCGCGGTGGACAGCGAGCTCAACGCCGTACGCAGCGACGAGCCGCGGCTGATCTCCCCGGAGCACGCACGCGTGGCCGTGGCCGTGGTGCCCACCGACGAAGAACTGGAGATCGCCACACAGACCTACGCGCTGGTCGGAAGTAATACACGCCAGTAA
- a CDS encoding ATP-dependent 6-phosphofructokinase: MRIGVLTAGGDCPGLNAVIRSVVHRAVTQYGDEVIGFEDGYAGLLDSHYRSLDLDAVSGILARGGTILGSSRLERDRLREACESAPDIARDFGIDALIPIGGEGTLTAARMLSDAGLPVVGVPKTIDNDISSTDRTFGFDTAVGVATEAMDRLKTTAESHQRVMVVEVMGRHAGWIALESGMAAGAHGICLPERPFDPADLVKLVEERFSRGKKFAVICVAEGAHPAEGSMDYGKGAIDQFGHERFQGIGTALAYELERRLGKEAKPVILGHVQRGGVPTAYDRVLATRFGWHAVEAAHRGEFGRMTALRGTDIVMVPLAEAVTELKTVPKDRMDEAESVF, encoded by the coding sequence ATGCGTATCGGAGTTCTCACCGCAGGCGGCGACTGCCCCGGCCTGAACGCAGTGATCCGGTCGGTCGTGCACCGAGCGGTCACGCAGTACGGCGACGAGGTGATCGGCTTCGAGGACGGCTACGCGGGCCTCCTGGACAGCCACTACCGCAGCCTCGACCTGGACGCGGTGAGCGGCATCCTGGCCCGCGGCGGCACGATCCTCGGCTCCTCCCGTCTGGAGCGCGACCGTCTGCGCGAGGCCTGTGAGAGCGCGCCCGACATCGCCCGTGACTTCGGCATCGACGCGCTGATCCCGATCGGCGGCGAGGGCACGCTGACGGCGGCGCGGATGCTGTCGGACGCGGGCCTCCCGGTCGTCGGCGTCCCGAAGACGATCGACAACGACATCTCCTCCACGGACCGGACCTTCGGTTTCGACACGGCGGTGGGGGTCGCCACGGAGGCGATGGACCGCCTCAAGACGACGGCCGAGTCGCACCAGCGGGTGATGGTCGTCGAGGTCATGGGCCGCCACGCCGGCTGGATCGCCCTGGAGTCCGGCATGGCCGCCGGCGCCCACGGCATCTGTCTCCCCGAGCGCCCCTTCGACCCGGCCGACCTGGTCAAGTTGGTCGAGGAGCGCTTCTCCCGCGGCAAGAAGTTCGCGGTCATCTGCGTCGCCGAGGGCGCGCACCCCGCCGAGGGCTCCATGGACTACGGCAAGGGCGCCATCGACCAGTTCGGCCACGAGCGCTTCCAGGGCATCGGTACGGCGCTGGCGTACGAGCTGGAGCGACGGCTCGGCAAGGAGGCCAAGCCGGTCATCCTGGGCCACGTCCAGCGAGGTGGCGTACCGACGGCGTACGACCGCGTCCTGGCCACCCGCTTCGGGTGGCACGCGGTGGAGGCCGCGCACCGGGGCGAGTTCGGGCGGATGACGGCGCTGCGCGGGACGGACATCGTGATGGTGCCGCTCGCGGAGGCGGTGACCGAGTTGAAGACGGTGCCCAAGGACCGGATGGACGAGGCGGAGTCGGTCTTCTAA
- a CDS encoding DUF6230 family protein, whose translation MESQVRGGTRWKRFAVVMVPSVAATAAIGVALAQGALAASFSVSGQSFKVTADKLVGTGFSQYGALDSGYTLDGKKTAHPVAVSAFKSASITDMCQSVVTPNIPILGSVSLILKAGGGSTPVQAENLYIDVQDLEADATFENIDIGVAAKDASKGPGMKGGGEQANPFGFAQQADKATLTDVKQTAWATTAGTFKLSGLKMSLSSGVKECY comes from the coding sequence ATGGAGTCCCAGGTGCGTGGCGGGACCAGATGGAAGCGGTTCGCCGTCGTGATGGTGCCCAGCGTGGCCGCCACGGCTGCGATAGGTGTCGCCCTCGCGCAGGGCGCTCTCGCCGCGTCGTTCAGTGTGTCGGGCCAGTCGTTCAAGGTCACCGCGGACAAGCTCGTCGGTACGGGCTTCTCCCAGTACGGTGCGCTTGACTCGGGGTACACCCTCGACGGCAAGAAGACGGCTCACCCCGTCGCGGTCTCGGCGTTCAAGTCGGCCTCGATCACTGACATGTGTCAGTCCGTGGTCACGCCGAACATCCCGATCCTCGGGTCGGTCAGCCTGATCCTGAAGGCGGGCGGCGGCAGTACTCCCGTCCAGGCCGAGAACCTGTACATCGATGTCCAGGACCTCGAGGCCGACGCGACGTTCGAGAACATCGACATCGGTGTGGCCGCCAAGGACGCCAGCAAGGGTCCGGGCATGAAGGGTGGCGGCGAGCAGGCCAACCCCTTCGGCTTCGCCCAGCAGGCCGACAAGGCCACGCTGACCGACGTGAAGCAGACGGCGTGGGCGACCACTGCCGGAACCTTCAAGCTCAGCGGCCTCAAGATGTCGCTGTCGTCAGGTGTCAAGGAGTGCTACTAA
- a CDS encoding helix-turn-helix domain-containing protein translates to MRRPPALPNQPGPPFNAPAARRLRAALNMGPEHVAYGMRASYGLPYVTPDLVIAWERGTTNPTSPELTALAGVLWCSAGELIGKPRTLREHRIRRGLAPEDVAHALGLELLAYLSMEENNDWRGNDRQSAVLAEVLDLTLPDFVTVTGREPRLTEHLRSAVTTRWQAYVRPVSKIVPLDRRLLEDVLQELHQEYQGQMVATLSWGEGSAAGDSSHSGRDFLDRIVDTFWTNVQKVTG, encoded by the coding sequence GTGCGCCGACCCCCAGCCCTTCCGAACCAGCCAGGCCCTCCCTTCAACGCCCCCGCCGCCCGCCGCCTCCGTGCCGCCCTGAACATGGGCCCCGAACATGTCGCCTACGGCATGCGGGCCTCCTACGGGCTGCCCTACGTCACCCCGGACCTCGTCATCGCGTGGGAACGGGGCACGACGAATCCCACCAGCCCCGAACTCACCGCTCTCGCGGGCGTGTTGTGGTGTTCCGCCGGCGAACTCATCGGCAAGCCGCGCACCCTGCGCGAGCACCGGATCAGACGCGGCCTGGCCCCCGAGGACGTCGCCCATGCCCTGGGGCTCGAACTCCTCGCCTATCTGAGCATGGAGGAGAACAACGACTGGCGGGGCAACGACCGTCAGTCCGCCGTCCTCGCCGAGGTGCTGGACCTGACTCTGCCGGACTTCGTCACCGTCACGGGCCGCGAGCCACGGCTGACGGAGCATCTCCGCAGCGCCGTCACCACGCGCTGGCAGGCGTACGTCCGTCCCGTGAGCAAGATCGTGCCCCTGGACCGGCGGCTCCTGGAGGACGTCCTCCAGGAGCTGCACCAGGAGTACCAGGGGCAGATGGTCGCCACGCTGAGCTGGGGAGAAGGCAGCGCGGCAGGCGATTCGAGCCACTCGGGCCGGGACTTCCTCGACCGGATCGTGGACACCTTCTGGACGAACGTCCAGAAGGTCACGGGATAG
- a CDS encoding carbohydrate ABC transporter permease, producing MRLTRTARALPLAPSVILLLLFLAGPIAYCAYIAFTDLQLTGQAQESFIGLENFRTAFGDEAFRNAVWLTLVFTVVSALIGQNTLGLALAALMRRASKPVRTVVGAVVIAAWVLPEVVAGFLLYAFFRREGTLNAVLDRLHLPTQNWLFTLPILAVSFANVWRGTAFSMLVYSAALNEIPQEITEAAEVDGAGGWRRMWHITLPMIRRSIGTNLMLITLQTLSVFGLIWVMTRGGPGGRSQTLPLFMYEEAFQKSMIGYGTAVALLLLVVGSLFSAVYVRLLRTEV from the coding sequence ATGAGACTCACGAGGACCGCCCGCGCGCTCCCCCTCGCCCCCTCCGTGATCCTCCTGCTCCTCTTCCTGGCCGGCCCCATCGCCTACTGCGCCTACATCGCCTTCACCGACCTCCAACTCACCGGCCAGGCCCAGGAGTCGTTCATCGGCCTCGAGAACTTCCGTACGGCCTTCGGGGACGAGGCGTTCCGCAACGCGGTGTGGCTGACGCTGGTCTTCACGGTCGTGTCGGCGCTGATCGGCCAGAACACGCTGGGCCTGGCGCTGGCCGCGCTGATGCGGCGCGCGTCGAAGCCGGTGCGCACGGTCGTCGGCGCGGTGGTCATCGCGGCGTGGGTGCTCCCGGAGGTGGTCGCCGGCTTCCTCCTCTACGCCTTCTTCCGCCGCGAGGGCACCCTGAACGCCGTCCTGGACCGGCTCCATCTGCCCACCCAGAACTGGCTGTTCACCCTGCCGATCCTCGCGGTGTCGTTCGCGAACGTGTGGCGGGGCACGGCGTTCTCCATGCTGGTCTACTCGGCGGCGCTGAACGAGATCCCCCAGGAGATCACCGAGGCGGCGGAGGTCGACGGCGCGGGCGGCTGGCGCCGCATGTGGCACATCACCCTCCCGATGATCCGCCGCTCCATCGGCACGAACCTCATGCTCATCACCCTCCAGACCCTGTCCGTGTTCGGCCTGATCTGGGTGATGACGAGGGGCGGCCCGGGCGGCAGGAGCCAGACGCTGCCGCTGTTCATGTACGAGGAGGCGTTCCAGAAGAGCATGATCGGCTACGGCACGGCGGTGGCGCTGCTGCTTCTGGTGGTGGGCTCGCTGTTCTCGGCGGTGTACGTGCGGCTGCTCCGGACGGAGGTCTGA
- a CDS encoding PPOX class F420-dependent oxidoreductase — MNGKVEGHIRERLLAPNFWHLATVGPDGSPQVSPMWADLEGEYVMVNTAIGRVKEENLRRNPNVSLSHHDPENPYDRVEIRGRVVRFVEGEEAERSMDRLTRKYIGEERYPWLLPGERRVMLLIEPVRVRRVVGVEPFRPGVLPEEG; from the coding sequence GTGAATGGCAAGGTAGAGGGGCATATTCGCGAGCGCTTGCTGGCGCCGAACTTCTGGCACCTCGCGACGGTGGGGCCGGACGGGTCTCCGCAGGTCTCGCCCATGTGGGCGGATCTCGAAGGGGAGTACGTCATGGTCAACACGGCGATCGGGCGCGTGAAGGAGGAGAATCTTCGGCGCAATCCGAACGTTTCCCTGTCGCACCACGACCCCGAGAACCCCTACGACCGGGTGGAGATCCGGGGACGGGTCGTGCGTTTCGTCGAGGGGGAGGAGGCGGAGCGGTCCATGGACCGGCTCACCCGGAAGTACATCGGGGAGGAGCGGTATCCGTGGCTGCTTCCCGGGGAGCGCCGGGTGATGTTGTTGATCGAGCCGGTGCGGGTACGGAGGGTCGTGGGGGTGGAGCCGTTCCGTCCCGGGGTGCTGCCTGAAGAGGGTTAG